The Branchiostoma floridae strain S238N-H82 chromosome 8, Bfl_VNyyK, whole genome shotgun sequence genome has a segment encoding these proteins:
- the LOC118421864 gene encoding uncharacterized protein LOC118421864, giving the protein MYLTQKNNAFGHMTSGVCLSLSRRILLNSVGCRNTSQGRAPKSCKMAPKHPCTKCSKQCTLKEDCLKCTNCNLWSHGQCLGFATRVFKAWKAKNTGLCFLCPNCVGPETAFPGEPVRYCDRYKACDALARLGTVAGFPPSSVAFKQGVSNELLLQETYNVYMPERPLVVDHSNSHVDITATEVLKEFHPVMLRSHEPLRVAGDGNCLFRALSLGLFGKEDYHVLIRLLTALEIFSYQAYYDFKDPNNIDLVKDDRVEKPDYEKLLKTVTGVSDGGYSYQVTVYAASAALGVAIQTYLPPTGLNMELASDPHTRKVHGRGVRPTSDTAVTVMWTQAGFAKGHNFHADHFVVLKPRDAIDSYNLVSGPEDEEGSEPEVAPSLSFLSPGSQDSDPSPLPSPESISDESTTLTDLLEVMSNVGDEGDGSEGSVNLDMYDIDYPATPSEGSSDDDEDDTPVSTAAGGHSLPKPGTYLSSDDLFDILTDVEVTPLECIPPGQKQDCYFVFDNTANVQRQESHQTVRKCDDSGAWKSGGPTNRHVFVHVAGSRTTEVKLEDGLYGTVYRKRIRGGRRLPIFTALQPQPQPDQVFVLHRAYSYHTNSQEYKRRISWITQDNTELPKIAVAEYLGRFPGRKPHGRSRNINPREYLRTDPVLLDKVKSKAQFQPPKRIWQELYNKEMKLDGLSSTRQIVNAKHRETKKQQQTHGSYANFADHIQNVQSMTKTHGHFVRSVKVMSNKVPTVTLYTDQQIQDMKRFCCAAQPAQGAVLGFDKTFNLTKVHVTVGVFKHLAVKRRKTGNHPIFIGPMYLHDNSDMGTYYDFFAELSAKLHDAPSPPVLGSDDEGGLRNGMKKAFPMSCSLCCTRHLKENIKAQLVKIGVPEAEVKNIKKALFGKEGVSHSDDEKQFRSRIAKCRAYYMEHAPQFDTYFKRYVAQPMEDNFNTRVKCPWTASFGNWTNNNCESINSVLKRAVDRKTLSLTDLVVTLEKLVKSQYDDLRLALAGQGDLVLCQPYARFYKSIDVWTTMDTDSRNDHFAQFMKYKVDKSTSVSTDGRLRVTTPNSRGGKKPGQNKRNCCAKITVAMKFLLQLCAIPDSGPKSLDLGR; this is encoded by the exons ATGTACcttacacaaaaaaacaacgcCTTTGGTCACATGACTTCCGGcgtgtgtctctctctttcccGCCGAATCTTGCTCAACTCGGTCGGTTGCAGGAATACCTCCCAAGGTCGCGCCCCAAAATCTTGCAAAATGGCACCGAAACATCCCTGCACGAAGTGCTCCAAGCAGTGTACATTGAAGGAAGACTGCCTTAAGTGCACAAATTGTAATCTGTGGAGTCATGG GCAGTGCCTGGGCTTTGCAACCAGAGTCTTCAAGGCATGGAAGGCCAAGAACACAGGACTGTGTTTCCTTTGCCCGAACTGTGTGGGGCCGGAAACTGCCTTCCCTGGAGAGCCCGTCAGGTACTGCGACCGTTACAAAGCTTGTGATGCTTTGGCAAG ATTGGGAACTGTGGCTGGTTTCCCACCTTCCAGTGTGGCCTTCAAGCAGGGTGTGTCCAACGAGTTGCTGCTGCAGGAGACTTACAATGTCTACATGCCTGAACGTCCTCTTGTCGTTGACCATAGCAACAGCCATGTTGACATTACAGCTACAGAGGTGCTGAAGGAGTTCCATCCTGTCATGCTCCGTAGCCATGAGCCTTTGCGTGTTGCTGGCGATGGTAACTGCCTGTTTCGTGCCCTGTCACTTGGATTGTTCGGTAAGGAGGACTACCACGTGCTCATCCGCCTTTTGACGGCGCTGGAGATCTTCTCCTACCAGGCATACTACGACTTCAAGGACCCCAACAACATCGACCTTGTCAAAGATGATCGTGTTGAGAAGCCTGACTACGAGAAACTGTTGAAGACCGTCACAGGTGTTTCTGATGGTGGTTACAGTTATCAGGTAACCGTGTATGCCGCCAGTGCGGCACTCGGAGTTGCCATTCAAACATACCTGCCACCAACCGGATTGAACATGGAGCTTGCGTCGGATCCCCACACCCGCAAGGTCCATGGCCGTGGAGTTCGTCCCACAAGTGATACAGCTGTGACTGTGATGTGGACTCAGGCTGGGTTTGCTAAAGGCCACAACTTCCATGCTGACCACTTTGTTGTGCTAAAACCTCGGGATGCTATTGACAGTTACAACCTCGTGTCTGGCCCCGAAGATGAAGAAGGCAGTGAGCCAGAGGTAGCCCCCAGCTTGTCATTCTTGTCCCCAGGCAGTCAAGACTCTGACCCTTCACCGCTACCCTCCCCAGAGTCCATCAGTGATGAATCGACTACCCTCACTGACCTGCTAGAGGTAATGTCAAATGTTGGTGATGAGGGTGACGGTTCTGAGGGAAGTGTCAATCTTGACATGTATGACATAGATTATCCTGCCACGCCTTCGGAGGGcagcagtgatgatgatgaagatgacacaCCTGTGTCCACTGCAGCTGGAGGCCACAGCCTACCAAAACCAGGTACTTACCTGTCCAGTGATGACCTGTTTGACATCTTGACAGACGTGGAAGTCACACCTCTGGAGTGCATCCCGCCAGGACAAAAGCAGGATTGCTACTTTGTCTTTGACAATACAGCTAACGTACAACGCCAGGAAAGCCACCAGACGGTTCGCAAATGCGATGATAGTGGAGCTTGGAAAAGTGGTGGACCAACTAACAGGCACGTCTTCGTGCATGTTGCAGGTTCTCGAACAACTGAGGTTAAGCTCGAGGATGGACTGTACGGGACTGTCTATCGGAAACGTATCCGAGGTGGCCGTCGGCTTCCTATCTTTACAGCCTTGCAGCCTCAGCCCCAGCCTGATCAGGTTTTTGTGTTGCACCGTGCGTATTCCTATCACACGAATAGCCAGGAGTACAAACGCCGCATTTCCTGGATTACCCAGGACAACACAGAGTTACCAAAGATTGCTGTTGCTGAGTACCTGGGCAGATTTCCTGGTCGCAAGCCCCATGGACGCAGCAGAAACATCAACCCTCGAGAGTACCTCCGCACCGATCCAGTTCTGCTCGACAAGGTCAAGAGCAAAGCACAGTTCCAGCCTCCCAAGCGGATTTGGCAGGAACTCTATAACAAGGAAATGAAGCTGGATGGTCTAAGCTCTACCAGGCAGATTGTAAATGCCAAGCACCGTGAGACCAAGAAACAGCAGCAAACCCACGGGAGCTATGCAAACTTTGCTGACCACATTCAAAATGTGCAGTCAATGACAAAGACACACGGCCACTTTGTAAGGAGTGTGAAGGTTATGAGCAACAAGGTCCCCACTGTAACCTTGTACACTGACCAACAAATCCAGGACATGAAACGCTTTTGTTGTGCAGCTCAGCCGGCACAAGGTGCAGTGCTCGGATTTGACAAGACCTTCAACCTGACAAAAGTTCATGTAACTGTTGGTGTTTTCAAGCACTTGGCTgtgaaaagaaggaaaacaggTAACCACCCCATCTTCATTGGACCCATGTATCTGCATGACAATTCTGACATGGGTACCTACTACGATTTCTTTGCAGAGTTGTCGGCAAAACTGCATGATGCACCCTCTCCACCTGTGCTTGGGTCAGATGATGAAGGAGGCTTGCGGAATGGCATGAAGAAGGCCTTTCCAATGTCATGCAGTCTTTGCTGTACGCGGCATCTCAAGGAAAACATTAAAGCCCAACTTGTAAAGATTGGTGTGCCTGAGGCTGAagtaaaaaatatcaaaaaggCCCTCTTTGGAAAGGAAGGCGTGAGTCATTCTGATGACGAAAAGCAATTCAGGAGCAGGATTGCCAAATGCAGAGCGTACTACATGGAACATGCACCACAGTTTGACACGTATTTCAAACGTTATGTGGCACAGCCAATGGAGGACAACTTCAACACAAGAGTTAAATGTCCCTGGACAGCCTCCTTTGGCAACTGGACCAACAATAACTGCGAAAGTATCAACAGCGTCCTGAAGCGGGCGGTGGACAGGAAAACTCTTTCTCTGACAGACCTGGTTGTCACGCTTGAAAAGCTTGTCAAATCACAGTATGATGACTTGCGACTTGCACTGGCGGGACAGGGCGACCTTGTACTGTGCCAACCGTACGCTCGCTTCTATAAGTCCATCGATGTCTGGACCACAATGGACACAGACTCACGCAATGATCATTTTGCGCAGTTCATGAAGTACAAGGTCGATAAAAGTACCTCAGTTTCAACTGATGGAAGGTTACGAGTCACCACACCAAATTCCCGTGGTGGCAAGAAACCAGGTCAGAACAAAAGGAACTGCTGTGCCAAA ATCACCGTGGCAATGAAGTTCCTGTTACAGTTGTGTGCCATTCCTGACTCAGGCCCAAAGAGCCTGGACCTGGGCCGCTAA
- the LOC118420408 gene encoding uncharacterized protein LOC118420408, with protein MSGQVEKKSLFRSGLDAKVGSKGEGEANTNGENTTVSPPARPKQLSNRKRSSSHGAWYERPPASGGHVGSPDGWCHSTTSHANVCQQPRIEFSFQKDNSNDNVVIITLTATNSTDTPMHEFVFQAAVPKTFQLQLQSPSGSVVPASNIRVVTQVIKILNPQKAPIRRIKLTYNYKGNNVNDIDGRSEQLSSSSVPMTLALL; from the exons ATGTCAGGTCAGGTGGAGAAGAAGAGCCTCTTCAG GTCTGGTCTAGATGCCAAGGTAGGAAGTAAAGGAGAGGGAGAAGCAAACACAAATGGAGAGAACACGACAGTTTCACCTCCTGCAAGGCCTAAGCAGCTGTCAAACAGGAAGAG GTCCAGCTCCCATGGTGCCTGGTATGAGCGCCCCCCAGCCTCAGGTGGACATGTTGGGAGCCCTGATGGATGGTGTCACTCCACAACCAGCCATGCAAATGTCTGCCAACAACCTAG GATCGAGTTCAGCTTCCAGAAGGACAACAGCAATGATAACGTAGTCATCATCACACTGACGGCCACCAACAGCACAGATACACCCATGCATGAGTTTGTGTTCcaggctgcagttccaaag ACATTCCAGCTTCAGCTCCAGTCACCATCTGGTAGTGTGGTTCCCGCATCCAACATAAGAGTGGTCACACAGGTCATCAAGATCCTCAACCCACAGAAA gCACCAATCAGGAGAATAAAGTTGACGTACAACTACAAGGGAAACAATGTCAACGACATCGATGGGAGAAGTGAACAACTTTCCAGCAGCTCTGTGCCAATGACCCTAGCCTTACTGTAG
- the LOC118421865 gene encoding probable H/ACA ribonucleoprotein complex subunit 1, producing the protein MASTNGTQETDPEKMEHDSTAAQQQELLGSAKNNEEKPKDSDTESKNKQGTEADTVTDKNSEEKEKDSKSKNKQKKRWKHGWKNRGQRGGGRGGRGGGRGGRGGGRGGGRGGGRGGGRGGRGGQRGGRRGGRGGKKGSNIFDKNFFYDMVREGGTVNVNYNCRVQCPQWY; encoded by the exons ATGGCCTCTACAAACGGCACACAGGAGACAGACCCTGAGAAAATGGAACATGACTCCACGGCGGCGCAACAACAGGAACTTCTTGGTTCAGCAAA AAACAATGAAGAAAAACCCAAAGACTCAGACACGGAATCTAAGAACAAACA GGGAACAGAAGCTGATACCGTGACTGACAA GAACagtgaagagaaagaaaaagactCCAAGTCCAAGAACAAACA GAAGAAACGTTGGAAACATGGATGGAAGAACCGTGGACAGAGAGGAGGAGGGAGAGGCGGGAGAGGAGGAGGGAGAGGCGGGAGAGGAGGAGGGAGAGGAGGAGGGAGAGGAGGAGGGAGAGGAGGAGGGAGAGGAGGGAGAGGCGGACAGAGGGGAGGAAGACGTGGAGGGAGAGGCGGAAAGAAAGGCAGCAACATTTTCGACAAGAACTTTTTCTATGACATGGTGCGGGAGGGGGGGACAGTTAATGTCAACTACAACTGTCGGGTCCAGTGCCCTCAGTGGTATTAA